The following are from one region of the Actinoplanes sp. L3-i22 genome:
- the hxsB gene encoding His-Xaa-Ser system radical SAM maturase HxsB, with product MRDRIPAATAGGRQLQFLPLRFERWDDGRVLLTNMVGEHLFVDGPEFEALSQRRLTDPALIRRLRAKHLVRLPGEQLPVDLLAVKYRTQHQRLADSTSLHLFVVTLRCEHSCAYCQVSRRNLAHTGFDMTPETARAAVSMAFRSPSPRLKFEFQGGEPLLNMPAVRLVVEEAERINGTEGRRLAFVIASNLALLDDEVLAFAQRHDVSFSTSLDGPEDLHNRNRPRPGRDSRQRTLTAVAHIREQLGHDRVSALMTTTAGSLGRVREIIDSYLENGFRHIFLRPVSPYGFARRLSRRRAYDVDAWADFYTEGMEYILELNARGVPVVETYSAIVLKKMLTNDSPGYVDLTSPAGIGIGALVYNYDGAVYASDEGRMLAESGDFTFRLGQLGQDSYADLMTSAALLDPLEESYTGSVPMCCDCAFERYCGADPVFHHTTAGDPVGRKPESAFCRRNKAVFRFLLDRYTSDPHARELFRAWAAR from the coding sequence ATGAGGGATCGGATTCCGGCGGCCACCGCCGGCGGCCGGCAGTTGCAGTTCCTGCCGCTGCGCTTCGAGCGCTGGGATGACGGGCGGGTGCTGCTGACGAACATGGTCGGCGAGCACCTGTTCGTCGACGGCCCGGAATTCGAGGCGCTGTCGCAACGACGGCTCACCGACCCGGCGCTGATCCGGCGCCTGCGCGCCAAGCATCTGGTGCGGCTGCCCGGCGAGCAGTTGCCGGTCGATCTGCTGGCCGTCAAGTACCGCACCCAGCATCAGCGCCTCGCCGACTCGACCAGCCTGCATCTGTTCGTGGTCACGCTGCGGTGCGAGCACTCCTGCGCCTACTGCCAGGTGTCGCGGCGGAACCTGGCGCACACCGGCTTCGACATGACGCCGGAGACCGCGCGGGCGGCGGTCTCGATGGCCTTCCGGTCACCGTCGCCGCGGCTGAAGTTCGAATTCCAGGGCGGCGAGCCCCTGCTCAACATGCCGGCCGTCCGGCTCGTCGTCGAAGAAGCCGAACGAATCAACGGTACGGAGGGACGCCGTCTCGCCTTCGTCATCGCCTCCAACCTCGCCCTGCTCGACGACGAGGTGCTCGCCTTCGCGCAGCGGCACGACGTGTCGTTCTCGACCTCGCTCGACGGCCCGGAGGATCTGCACAACCGGAACCGGCCGCGCCCCGGGCGGGACAGCCGGCAGCGGACGCTGACCGCGGTCGCACACATCCGCGAGCAGCTGGGGCACGACCGGGTCAGCGCGCTGATGACGACGACGGCGGGTAGCCTCGGCCGGGTCCGCGAGATCATCGACAGCTATCTGGAGAACGGTTTCCGGCACATCTTCCTGCGGCCGGTCTCGCCGTACGGGTTCGCGAGGCGCCTGAGTCGTCGCCGGGCGTACGACGTCGACGCCTGGGCCGACTTCTACACCGAGGGCATGGAGTACATCCTCGAACTCAACGCGCGCGGCGTGCCCGTCGTGGAGACGTACTCGGCGATCGTGCTGAAGAAGATGCTCACCAACGACAGCCCGGGCTACGTGGACCTGACCTCGCCGGCCGGGATCGGCATCGGGGCGCTGGTCTACAACTACGACGGCGCGGTCTACGCCTCCGACGAGGGCCGGATGCTGGCCGAGTCCGGCGACTTCACGTTCCGGCTCGGGCAGCTCGGGCAGGACTCGTACGCCGATCTGATGACGTCGGCGGCGCTGCTGGACCCGCTCGAGGAGTCCTACACCGGGAGCGTGCCGATGTGCTGCGACTGCGCCTTCGAGCGGTACTGCGGGGCCGACCCGGTGTTCCACCACACGACCGCGGGCGATCCGGTGGGCCGCAAGCCGGAGTCCGCGTTCTGCCGGCGCAACAAGGCCGTCTTCCGGTTCCTGCTGGACCGCTACACCTCGGACCCGCATGCCCGAGAGCTGTTCCGCGCCTGGGCGGCACGATGA
- the hxsD gene encoding His-Xaa-Ser system protein HxsD codes for MTDRPQPAPDAVIVLDAAAHPIDAVQRAAYRFSDVFTVEVSGSGDEISCRLFARDRWSPRWAHDFRAEVLDQVLRARIRAETEQVRNVVLAVAFSRTGLSG; via the coding sequence ATGACCGACCGACCCCAGCCCGCACCCGACGCCGTGATCGTTCTCGACGCGGCCGCCCACCCGATCGACGCGGTGCAGCGCGCCGCCTACCGCTTCAGCGACGTCTTCACCGTCGAGGTGTCCGGCAGCGGCGACGAGATCAGCTGCCGTCTGTTCGCCCGGGACCGGTGGTCGCCGCGGTGGGCGCACGATTTCCGCGCCGAGGTGCTCGACCAGGTACTGCGGGCGCGGATCCGCGCGGAGACCGAGCAGGTGCGCAACGTGGTGCTCGCGGTCGCGTTCTCGAGGACGGGGCTCAGCGGATGA
- a CDS encoding alpha/beta fold hydrolase — translation MGIAYAANGDTKIAYETFGTAGEPLLLVLGLDYQMVWWHDAFCARLVEAGFHVARYDNRDTGLSTHFPAPAGTSPWRAALGGGRPAYTMADMVGDGLAVMDALGWAGAHVLGGTSAIAQAMALLHPERVRGLTLCMSAPATAGLLGTLRHLKFGIFREIRKLPRATTPQEKVEYLIATYRLQASPGYPFPEEWVREVATLSEQRAPYDPGTTQRHLAAGRATRLPPLSGITAPTLVVSGADDPMVKVSGGRALAAQIPGARFVLYPGVGHDLPEAIWDDMIARMPRAEAPA, via the coding sequence ATGGGCATCGCATACGCCGCGAACGGCGACACCAAAATCGCTTACGAGACCTTCGGTACGGCCGGTGAGCCGCTGCTCCTGGTTCTCGGGCTGGACTACCAGATGGTCTGGTGGCACGACGCGTTCTGTGCGCGCCTGGTCGAGGCCGGTTTCCACGTCGCCCGCTACGACAACCGCGACACCGGGCTGTCCACGCACTTCCCGGCACCGGCCGGCACCAGCCCCTGGCGGGCGGCGCTCGGCGGCGGCCGGCCCGCCTACACGATGGCCGACATGGTCGGCGACGGGCTGGCGGTGATGGACGCGCTCGGCTGGGCCGGCGCGCACGTCCTCGGCGGCACCTCGGCGATCGCGCAGGCCATGGCGTTGCTGCACCCCGAGCGGGTACGTGGCCTCACGCTCTGCATGAGCGCCCCGGCCACCGCGGGCCTGCTGGGGACCCTGCGTCACCTCAAGTTCGGCATCTTCCGCGAGATCCGCAAGCTGCCCCGGGCCACCACGCCGCAGGAGAAGGTCGAGTACCTGATCGCGACCTACCGGCTGCAGGCCTCGCCCGGCTACCCGTTCCCCGAGGAGTGGGTGCGCGAGGTGGCCACGCTCAGCGAACAGCGCGCGCCGTACGACCCGGGCACCACCCAGCGGCACCTCGCCGCCGGCCGGGCCACCAGGCTGCCGCCGCTGTCCGGCATCACCGCGCCCACCCTGGTCGTCTCGGGCGCCGACGATCCGATGGTCAAGGTCAGCGGGGGTCGCGCCCTGGCCGCGCAGATCCCCGGCGCGCGGTTCGTGCTCTACCCCGGCGTCGGCCACGACCTGCCCGAGGCCATCTGGGACGACATGATCGCCCGAATGCCCCGCGCCGAGGCGCCGGCCTGA
- a CDS encoding TetR/AcrR family transcriptional regulator — protein sequence MPKQVDHEQRRRLLAEAVFAVIGTRGFEAVSLRDVAEQAGVSMGTVQHYFPAKQQMLLFALAHMRERVLARLQTALAALHGPGREPGRRELIRAATAVMLPVDGPGREEACVNIAFFSAATVTPEYARQLRDGYARILTVTVASFREAARLGELRDGIDPEVEAPAMYFLTQGLVGPILIGLYRPAEALALIDAQLDRLFR from the coding sequence GTGCCGAAGCAGGTCGATCACGAGCAGCGCCGCCGGCTGCTGGCCGAGGCGGTCTTCGCCGTCATCGGCACCCGCGGGTTCGAGGCGGTCAGCCTGCGCGACGTCGCCGAGCAGGCCGGCGTCTCGATGGGCACGGTGCAGCACTACTTCCCGGCCAAGCAGCAGATGCTGCTGTTCGCCCTGGCCCACATGCGGGAGCGGGTGCTGGCCCGGCTGCAGACCGCGCTGGCCGCCCTGCACGGGCCGGGCCGCGAGCCCGGCCGCCGCGAGCTGATCCGGGCGGCCACCGCGGTGATGCTCCCGGTCGACGGGCCCGGCCGCGAGGAGGCGTGCGTGAACATCGCGTTCTTCTCGGCCGCGACCGTCACCCCGGAGTACGCGCGGCAGTTGCGCGACGGGTACGCCCGCATCCTGACCGTCACGGTGGCGAGCTTCCGGGAGGCGGCCCGGCTCGGCGAGCTGCGCGACGGCATCGACCCCGAGGTGGAGGCGCCCGCGATGTATTTCCTCACCCAGGGCCTGGTCGGCCCGATCCTGATCGGCCTGTACCGGCCGGCCGAGGCGCTGGCACTGATCGACGCCCAGCTCGACCGCCTGTTCCGCTGA
- a CDS encoding MurR/RpiR family transcriptional regulator translates to MAHDGAEQWLLELAQAHRLSPAQRQIVQRMLGMFPDVAFLSTIEIAERTGVSQPTVTRLATALGFAGFPEFRAALRDAVLAGIPNQRGHHRQDAGLAAIDQERANLESLKRVVAGDPMDRAVRLLAGPGPLGVVGLRASAALACYFGYFARRVLPAVSVCTDAGGIDDAVLQLSQQGAGALLAFAMPRYPAGTVAAVRLARTLGLATVVIADTALVPFAVDADVLLVAPVGTGLVFDSHAAVVTLAISLLDAIAKTDPHRTQQRLEAHEALVDRWVHHD, encoded by the coding sequence ATGGCACACGACGGGGCTGAGCAGTGGCTGCTCGAACTGGCGCAGGCGCACCGGCTCTCCCCGGCGCAGCGGCAGATCGTGCAGCGGATGCTCGGCATGTTCCCGGACGTCGCGTTCCTGTCGACCATCGAGATCGCCGAGCGCACCGGGGTCAGCCAGCCGACGGTCACCCGGCTGGCCACCGCGCTGGGCTTCGCCGGCTTCCCGGAGTTCCGCGCCGCGCTGCGGGACGCCGTCCTGGCCGGCATCCCGAACCAGCGCGGCCATCACCGGCAGGACGCCGGCCTCGCCGCGATCGACCAGGAACGCGCCAACCTGGAGAGCCTCAAACGGGTGGTCGCCGGCGACCCGATGGACCGGGCCGTGCGCCTGCTCGCCGGCCCCGGGCCGCTGGGCGTGGTCGGCCTGCGCGCGTCGGCCGCCCTGGCCTGCTACTTCGGGTATTTCGCCCGGCGGGTGCTGCCCGCGGTCAGCGTGTGCACCGACGCCGGCGGCATCGACGACGCGGTGCTGCAGCTGAGCCAGCAGGGCGCCGGCGCGCTGCTGGCCTTCGCCATGCCGCGCTACCCGGCCGGCACGGTCGCCGCGGTCCGGCTGGCCCGCACGCTCGGCCTGGCCACCGTGGTGATCGCCGACACCGCGCTGGTCCCGTTCGCCGTGGACGCGGACGTGCTGCTGGTCGCCCCGGTCGGCACCGGCCTGGTCTTCGACTCGCACGCGGCGGTGGTCACCCTGGCGATCAGCCTGCTCGACGCGATCGCCAAGACCGACCCGCACCGCACCCAGCAGCGGCTGGAGGCCCACGAGGCGCTGGTCGACCGCTGGGTCCACCACGACTGA
- a CDS encoding ornithine cyclodeaminase family protein encodes MIHNERAIWLRFLSGADIDELNIGTDEVIAAVENVVDAHGRGRTVFEPRTHLVPDNGGAGHFNILRGHVSTLGEHGLSGVKVVGDFVPNYLQGLPSELAMMTLFDPATGVPLAIMDATLITEVRTGAMTAVGAKHLARPDSRILGHVGARGTAFANVTMLDRLFPLEEIRVTSRRPESREAFADRLRAVTGTPVRAVATADEVYDGADILVEASRLEKPQPLLRTAAVKPGAFVVPYGTVSAVELDLLDVMDKVVVDDWRESRSGRFGALRAHVDTGRLSEQTLYAQIGEIVSGAKPGREHPDERILFWHRGLSILDVALAHLILTRAEAVEAGTMLRYR; translated from the coding sequence ATGATTCACAACGAGCGGGCGATCTGGTTACGGTTCCTCTCCGGCGCCGACATCGACGAGCTGAACATCGGCACCGACGAGGTCATCGCCGCGGTCGAGAACGTCGTCGACGCGCACGGCCGGGGCCGGACGGTCTTCGAGCCGCGCACCCACCTGGTGCCGGACAACGGCGGGGCCGGGCACTTCAACATCCTGCGCGGGCACGTCTCCACGCTCGGCGAGCACGGCCTGAGCGGGGTGAAGGTGGTCGGCGACTTCGTCCCGAACTACCTGCAGGGCCTGCCCAGCGAGCTGGCCATGATGACGCTGTTCGACCCGGCCACCGGCGTCCCGCTGGCGATCATGGACGCCACCCTGATCACCGAGGTCCGCACCGGGGCGATGACCGCGGTCGGCGCCAAGCACCTGGCCCGGCCGGACTCCCGGATCCTGGGACACGTCGGCGCGCGGGGCACCGCGTTCGCCAACGTGACCATGCTCGACCGGCTCTTCCCGCTCGAGGAGATCCGGGTGACCAGCCGCCGCCCCGAGTCGCGCGAGGCGTTCGCCGACCGGCTGCGCGCGGTCACCGGCACCCCGGTCCGCGCGGTCGCCACCGCCGACGAGGTCTACGACGGCGCCGACATCCTGGTCGAAGCCTCAAGACTGGAAAAACCACAACCACTCCTGCGTACGGCGGCAGTCAAGCCCGGTGCGTTCGTGGTCCCGTACGGCACGGTCAGCGCCGTCGAACTGGACCTGCTCGACGTGATGGACAAGGTGGTCGTCGACGACTGGCGGGAGTCCCGCTCCGGCCGGTTCGGGGCGCTGCGCGCGCACGTCGACACCGGCCGGCTCAGCGAGCAGACGCTGTACGCCCAGATCGGCGAGATCGTCAGCGGCGCCAAGCCGGGCCGCGAGCACCCGGACGAGCGGATCCTGTTCTGGCACCGGGGCCTGTCGATCCTCGACGTGGCGCTCGCCCACCTGATCCTGACCCGGGCCGAGGCCGTCGAGGCCGGGACGATGCTGCGGTACCGATGA